The Phoenix dactylifera cultivar Barhee BC4 chromosome 12, palm_55x_up_171113_PBpolish2nd_filt_p, whole genome shotgun sequence genome has a window encoding:
- the LOC120112787 gene encoding uncharacterized protein LOC120112787 has protein sequence MHRLSRKLELAKRRLRQWNHETVGDIFRRVEGVETAISELQRKEDLEGELSVDDMGDLRGLLATHHSLLRQHEIFWRQKSRVQWVHEGDRNTSFFHRSTIIRRQRSTIHSLRDGSGHRVEGEPAIRQVLLDFFRDRWTADEESGDRDHPMRMDARIEDTENATLVRPVSAQEVQEAVWALAPDKAPGPDGFPPFFFRQYWGIIRTAVIKAIQCFFSQERMPDDWKATFITLIPKRQEAAEPGHFRPISLCTTLYKVVARIMVRRMKPLLPGIISQEQGAFIAGRNISHNVLLAQEMMWDLQQASKRRSLMAIKLDMERAYDRIRWRFLQQVLEAYGFHRQWIGWIMGGARVSDARVLRRVVADYCAASGQRVNFHKSAVHFSPSTESRVRQEIRGILQIPQQEETLTYLGVSITGRRLRVAECSYLVQRVESRLEGWRAASLSMMGRLTLIRSVLGSMPVYLMANTVVPKMTLLRVERLLRCFLWGSYGGGHGVHLVAWEHVCRPTSEGGLGVQSLLERRELFIARHAARFLLQPHELWSQVMAARYGRGGSEAARRARRVSFMWREIGRYLPTVSANTRWLIGDGRSIDMTTDPWVDTVPLRCWPTMIDAEAAEGLRVSDLLAPGESAWDDARLCQLFGGCLAERIRSLPVPGCGGPDVRVWGTSCRSSVSLGDLADVILQEHEPGQDYAWIWRSGLHPRAALFLWKVAWDRLPTRAMLSRRGWGIPAECGTCSVEESTDHVLFQCTWARSAWLWAGFPQEVWCGRPQFVQMMQQWLARPRTCQEAIRATCTAHQIWLARNARTFGERRVSPRELRGAWKGISVAIKLLNAKRWSNFLYL, from the exons ATGCACCGGCTGTCGCGCAAACTAGAATTGGCCAAGAGGCGTCTTCGGCAGTGGAACCATGAGACTGTGGGTGATATCTTCCGGAGAGTAGAGGGGGTAGAGACTGCGATCTCTGAATTACAGCGGAAAGAAGATCTAGAAGGTGAGCTCTCGGTGGATGACATGGGTGATCTCCGGGGGCTTCTAGCGACCCACCACTCACTACTACGGCAGCACGAGATCTTCTGGCGACAGAAATCTCGAGTTCAGTGGGTACATGAGGGTGACCGCAATACTAGCTTCTTCCACCGGTCTACGATTATCCGGAGGCAGCGGAGCACTATCCACTCGCTGCGAGACGGGTCTGGACATCGGGTGGAAGGTGAGCCTGCCATTCGCCAGGTCTTACTGGACTTCTTCCGTGACAGATGGACGGCGGATGAGGAGTCCGGCGACAGAGACCATCCCATGAGGATGGATGCGAGGATCGAGGACACTGAGAACGCAACCCTGGTCCGACCAGTGTCTGCTCAGGAGGTTCAGGAGGCAGTCTGGGCTTTGGCTCCAGACAAGGCTCCGGGTCCGGACGGGTTCCCCCCGTTCTTTTTCCGACAGTATTGGGGTATCATTCGGACAGCAGTGATAAAGGCTATTCAGTGCTTTTTCTCTCAGGAGAGGATGCCGGATGACTGGAAGGCTACCTTCATCACGCTCATTCCGAAGCGTCAGGAGGCGGCGGAGCCTGGCCATTTCAGACCCATTAGTTTGTGCACAACCTTGTATAAGGTTGTGGCCAGAATAATGGTCCGTAGGATGAAGCCCTTACTGCCTGGCATTATCAGTCAGGAGCAGGGGGCTTTTATAGCTGGCAGAAACATCTCCCATAATGTGCTGTTGGcccaggagatgatgtgggatctgcAGCAAGCATCGAAGCGACGAAGCTTGATGGCTAttaagctggatatggagagagcTTACGACAGGATCAGATGGAGATTTCTTCAGCAGGTACTCGAGGCATACGGCTTCCACAGACAGTGGATCGGTTGGATCATGGG AGG GGCGCGGGTTTCTGATGCACGGGTCCTTCGGAGGGTAGTGGCGGACTATTGCGCGGCGTCAGGTCAGAGAGTTAATTTCCACAAGTCAGCAGTCCACTTCAGCCCGAGCACGGAGAGCAGGGTCAGACAGGAGATCCGAGGGATTCTACAGATACCTCAGCAGGAGGAGACATTGACTTACCTGGGAGTTTCTATCACAGGCCGCAGACTGCGGGTGGCAGAGTGCTCCTACCTAGTGCAGCGGGTGGAGAGCAGGTTGGAGGGATGGAGAGCGGCCTCCCTGTCTATGATGGGGAGACTGACCTTGATCAGATCAGTGTTGGGGTCCATGCCAGTATACCTCATGGCCAACACCGTGGTTCCGAAGATGACCTTGCTGAGGGTCGAGCGATTGCTGCGGTGTTTTCTGTGGGGGTCATACGGCGGAGGCCACGGGGTGCATTTGGTGGCCTGGGAGCATGTCTGCCGGCCTACCAGTGAGGGTGGCCTCGGGGTGCAGTCCCTACTGGAGCGGCGCGAGCTTTTCATTGCTCGGCATGCAGCTCGGTTCTTGTTACAGCCACACGAGctgtggagtcaggtgatggcggCCAGATATGGCCGTGGGGGCTCAGAGGCGGCACGGAGAGCGCGACGagtctccttcatgtggcgggagattgggaggtatctgCCGACGGTGTCAGCAAATACCAGGTGGCTGATTGGCGATGGGCGGAGTATTGATATGACTACGGACCCATGGGTGGATACTGTTCCACTGAGGTGCTGGCCGACCATGATCGATGCTGAGGCAGCGGAGGGGTTGCGGGTCTCCGATCTTCTTGCCCCAGGAGAGTCTGCATGGGATGACGCTAGGCTATGTCAGCTGTTTGGAGGATGTCTAGCCGAGAGGATCCGGTCCCTTCCGGTGCCAGGTTGCGGGGGGCCTGATGTCAGGGTTTGGGGCACCTCTTGCCGGTCCAGTGTCAGTCTGGGAGACCTCGCCGATGTTATCCTGCAGGAGCATGAGCCGGGGCAGGACTATGCTTGGATCTGGAGGTCTGGGCTTCACCCGAGGGCGGCactcttcttatggaaggtggcatgggacCGCCTGCCGACGAGAGCAATGCTGAGCAGGCGAGGTTGGGGGATCCCCGCGGAGTGCGGGACATGTAGTGTCGAGGAGTCGACCGACCACGTGCTCTTCCAGTGTACGTGGGCGAGGTCGGCATGGCTGTGGGCAGGGTTCCCGCAGGAGGTTTGGTGTGGGAGGCCTCAGTTTGTACAGATGATGCAGCAGTGGCTGGCCCGGCCTCGGACATGTCAGGAGGCTATTCGAGCGACCTGCACAGcacatcagatctggctggcgaGGAACGCCCGCACCTtcggtgagcgcagggtgtcaccgag